The proteins below are encoded in one region of Candidatus Planktophila lacus:
- a CDS encoding RNA polymerase sigma factor → MAFKKSAASAGPRVWTVAELGAFYTEHRSELLAHANRVLKDSAKAEEITQDALIKFMLAAPELESNDHALSYLHRTIENLCIDLFRLEGRRPNLVVIDDAQAEVEAAWQVDGDHSQALSAAEDAAIIRQALALLSPAERAALVMWEMEGRSTEEIAAELGIKESAVRHTVSRARASLRRVLSELVIDEERGLTALDMLSTTYKKAAELAQKSSKVALSLLLVVTAFLGFNSMTGREGVTITPSAPSEIASGPVAGSSDAVAPVEASTPTPSISMPAKKSSTMVSGVAIKSAKLVFPGLDEKGIPTGFTVASQDGTPGTIRVNKNTPVATEAGTELTTQAITAVGGPNVMISQSITVDGNGTTYLVNGVSAGVAGSWTPLNLGATTADFERMSNGQYLVTVRILVVSTPTSEFFIPVGNRGFDLTGPIKSITTRLVLNAGKTQILAQSVLVTEDKK, encoded by the coding sequence GTGGCATTTAAGAAGTCTGCAGCCTCTGCAGGTCCTCGCGTGTGGACCGTCGCAGAGCTCGGTGCTTTCTACACAGAGCACCGTTCAGAGCTTCTCGCCCACGCTAATCGCGTCCTAAAGGATTCCGCTAAGGCTGAAGAAATCACCCAAGATGCCTTGATTAAGTTCATGCTTGCAGCACCAGAGCTTGAATCAAATGATCATGCACTTTCTTATTTGCACCGCACTATCGAAAACCTCTGCATCGACTTGTTCCGCCTAGAAGGTCGTCGTCCTAACCTTGTGGTTATCGACGATGCCCAGGCTGAAGTTGAAGCTGCATGGCAGGTAGACGGTGATCACTCACAAGCACTTTCTGCTGCTGAAGATGCAGCAATTATTCGTCAAGCACTTGCACTTCTTTCTCCTGCAGAGCGCGCAGCGCTTGTTATGTGGGAAATGGAAGGCCGTTCAACCGAGGAAATCGCAGCAGAACTTGGCATCAAGGAATCTGCAGTGCGCCACACTGTTTCTCGCGCTCGCGCTTCCCTTCGCCGTGTTCTTTCAGAACTCGTTATCGACGAAGAGCGTGGCCTAACAGCGCTCGACATGCTTTCTACTACCTATAAGAAGGCAGCAGAGCTTGCTCAGAAATCTTCGAAGGTGGCTCTTTCTCTTCTTCTAGTTGTGACAGCTTTCCTTGGCTTTAACTCAATGACCGGCCGCGAAGGAGTAACAATTACTCCTTCTGCTCCATCAGAGATCGCATCAGGCCCAGTTGCTGGATCATCTGATGCCGTTGCTCCAGTTGAGGCAAGCACCCCAACACCTTCTATTTCAATGCCAGCTAAGAAGTCCAGCACCATGGTCTCTGGCGTGGCAATCAAGTCAGCCAAGCTTGTTTTCCCAGGCTTGGACGAAAAAGGCATCCCAACAGGTTTCACTGTTGCGAGCCAAGACGGCACCCCAGGCACCATCCGCGTTAATAAAAATACGCCGGTTGCCACTGAAGCCGGAACAGAGTTGACCACCCAGGCCATAACAGCGGTCGGTGGCCCAAATGTGATGATCTCTCAGAGCATCACAGTGGATGGCAACGGCACCACTTACCTCGTAAATGGGGTTTCAGCTGGTGTTGCAGGAAGCTGGACCCCTCTCAACCTAGGCGCCACAACTGCCGATTTTGAGCGGATGTCCAACGGGCAGTACCTTGTGACCGTTAGAATTCTCGTAGTCTCAACCCCAACTTCAGAGTTCTTTATCCCCGTGGGCAACCGCGGCTTCGACCTAACAGGTCCTATAAAGTCGATTACAACTCGACTAGTTCTCAATGCAGGCAAGACACAAATTTTGGCTCAGTCAGTACTTGTGACTGAAGACAAGAAGTAA
- a CDS encoding beta strand repeat-containing protein — protein sequence MSYEKAFNTRADLRIVRGSTIERKQMSTKTTFKRVALVTVAALSFGTMASVSPASAAGATVLTTVKVSDATVYGYVGETLTAKVSVTAVGATGGALSADDSITLTAAITSISGSAVAALTTTGATQSVDSVNADSSTGTSQLAVDKFRFVESTTAGILLSEGFAPSVKTSVNLSGLDTKTAFTAASLHFRPSTTGTYKITVTPSNRQAGGSVTHTAGVITFVVLSAGAATSDGALVTSRGTANGVAGAGNYNQVKVTGQSGATALGMRVVVTGSVIEAAAANGTLSTDKTTLTIPGVTSGAINQGLINVLTPTVGTVTVNTYRETAVGTYSATADSTVTITVRAAALTGTATTSTTYMAEGEATEPDEDTDAAVVALTTVPSISNTADLTAAVARIQVIQYDALEAVASSSKTLAVTAEVTGAGRVGSTADAVGATSVIAHPAGTSTTTQAATRDFYVFADGRSGEATITIKVGGVTTLTRKVAFFGAATQLKLKAATAAAPNPSKSYLAVGGTMTISVVPYDANNVKLSTVAVTATSETTTIATVVASATAGDVTVTGVAVGKTNITIKNSTLGTLVVPVEVTKSTGVAKLTLDKTSAQPGEKVTWTITATDVNGRPVADGTSIALFSSITANMSVTGLPTGSETLTGGISTGSFFAPTSGSGTLTITATQGTAHDTYIAGLKAATAAGTTYTAVKDVVEMSVVNAAVDAAAAAAEEATAAANDATDAALSAAEAAEAATAMAQEAVDAVAELSASVTKLISALRAQITTLTNLVVKIQKKVKA from the coding sequence ATGTCATATGAGAAGGCATTTAACACTCGAGCCGACCTACGGATCGTCCGTGGTTCGACTATCGAAAGGAAACAAATGTCTACAAAGACAACTTTCAAGCGCGTAGCGCTTGTAACTGTTGCTGCTTTGAGCTTCGGTACGATGGCATCAGTATCGCCAGCGTCTGCAGCTGGAGCAACAGTTCTTACAACAGTGAAAGTTTCTGACGCAACCGTTTACGGTTATGTTGGCGAAACTTTGACAGCAAAAGTATCGGTTACTGCAGTTGGTGCAACAGGTGGCGCACTATCAGCAGATGATTCAATTACTTTGACCGCTGCAATCACAAGCATTTCAGGTTCAGCAGTCGCTGCCCTTACAACCACAGGTGCAACACAATCTGTTGATTCTGTTAACGCAGATTCATCTACAGGAACAAGCCAGCTTGCGGTCGACAAGTTCCGTTTTGTTGAATCTACAACAGCCGGAATCTTGCTTTCTGAAGGATTTGCACCATCTGTAAAAACTTCTGTTAACTTGAGTGGACTTGATACGAAGACTGCATTCACTGCGGCTTCACTTCATTTCCGCCCATCAACAACAGGTACCTACAAAATCACAGTTACCCCAAGTAACCGCCAAGCTGGTGGATCAGTTACTCACACAGCAGGCGTAATCACATTCGTGGTTCTCTCAGCTGGTGCAGCTACATCTGATGGTGCCCTAGTTACTTCACGTGGCACTGCAAACGGTGTTGCTGGTGCAGGTAACTACAACCAGGTCAAGGTGACTGGTCAATCTGGCGCAACAGCGCTAGGAATGCGTGTTGTTGTAACTGGTTCAGTAATTGAAGCAGCAGCAGCAAACGGAACACTTTCAACCGATAAGACCACATTGACAATTCCTGGTGTTACATCAGGCGCGATCAACCAAGGTCTAATCAACGTTCTAACACCAACAGTAGGAACTGTCACAGTAAATACTTACCGCGAAACAGCAGTAGGTACTTACTCAGCTACAGCTGATTCAACTGTAACAATCACAGTTCGTGCAGCTGCACTTACAGGTACAGCAACAACTAGCACGACATACATGGCAGAAGGAGAAGCAACAGAACCTGATGAAGATACTGATGCTGCTGTTGTTGCTCTAACAACTGTGCCTTCAATCTCAAACACAGCTGATCTAACCGCTGCAGTGGCTCGTATTCAGGTAATTCAATACGATGCTCTCGAAGCAGTAGCTTCTTCATCAAAGACCTTGGCTGTTACAGCTGAAGTCACTGGTGCAGGACGTGTCGGTTCAACTGCTGATGCTGTAGGTGCGACTTCAGTTATCGCACACCCAGCAGGTACTTCAACAACTACTCAGGCTGCAACTAGAGACTTCTACGTCTTCGCAGACGGTCGTTCAGGTGAAGCCACAATCACAATCAAGGTTGGCGGAGTCACAACGTTGACTCGTAAGGTTGCGTTCTTCGGAGCAGCAACACAGTTGAAGCTAAAGGCCGCTACAGCAGCAGCTCCAAACCCTTCAAAGTCATACCTAGCAGTCGGCGGAACAATGACAATCTCTGTAGTTCCTTATGACGCTAATAACGTCAAGTTGTCTACAGTGGCTGTTACCGCAACAAGCGAAACAACAACAATCGCAACAGTAGTTGCTTCAGCTACAGCTGGAGACGTAACTGTTACAGGTGTTGCTGTCGGTAAGACAAACATCACTATCAAGAATTCAACTCTTGGTACTTTGGTTGTTCCAGTTGAAGTTACAAAGTCAACAGGTGTTGCAAAGCTAACACTTGACAAGACTTCAGCTCAGCCAGGCGAGAAGGTCACATGGACTATCACAGCTACAGACGTCAACGGACGCCCAGTTGCTGATGGAACAAGCATTGCGCTCTTCTCATCTATCACAGCAAACATGTCAGTTACAGGACTTCCAACAGGTAGCGAAACGCTTACCGGTGGAATTTCAACAGGTTCATTCTTTGCACCTACATCAGGTTCAGGAACACTGACAATCACTGCTACACAAGGCACAGCACATGACACATACATCGCAGGCCTAAAGGCTGCAACAGCTGCTGGTACTACATACACAGCTGTTAAGGATGTTGTGGAAATGTCTGTTGTTAACGCAGCAGTAGATGCAGCAGCAGCTGCAGCAGAAGAAGCAACAGCAGCAGCAAATGATGCTACTGATGCAGCTCTATCTGCAGCAGAGGCAGCAGAGGCAGCAACAGCTATGGCACAAGAGGCCGTAGATGCAGTTGCTGAGCTTTCAGCATCAGTCACTAAGTTGATCTCAGCACTTCGTGCACAGATCACTACATTGACTAACCTCGTAGTAAAGATCCAGAAGAAGGTAAAGGCTTAA